Within the Papaver somniferum cultivar HN1 unplaced genomic scaffold, ASM357369v1 unplaced-scaffold_132, whole genome shotgun sequence genome, the region AAGAAAAGGATAATCTTCTAGCAATTGAATTGTCGGCAAAAGACTCTAAAGGTGTTAAATGGTTCTAAACCAGAACCAACTTTTCCGGTTCTATTCCATCATCGAGATTAGCCATCGCACCAGGTTCCATTTCGGCTAAGACTCGGAATGATTCCGAGTTAGCAGATCGGAACGATTCATCCGACGAAGGAATCGGTATGAAATTCTCAGGGATATTAAACGGGAAGATTCTCTTGCCCAAGACCGAAGAGGATGCAAGTGGCATATCACTCATCCGGCTGAGAAAAATGGATACTATGCAAGTTTTCAAGGGCATCATCTCGCAGCGCCGGTTCTTCATCAACATAAGTTCTaaagatatcgtgaaaagattctCTAACACCAGGTTGGCTGAGGTATTCTTGTACTTGAACAGGTACACCAGTATGATCGAAGTTATCTTTGGGGTTCCAAACTTGAACCAAGACATCATTCATCCAGTTCATGTCATCACTTGGGTAAGGGGAGTTAACAGATATATCATAAATATCTTCTAAAGGTCTGCCTAATTTTACAGCACAATCTTCAACCTTGTGTCCCAATCTCAGACAATGGGAGCAAAATTTAGAAGGAAGGTTAAGaaaattgaaataaatggaaGTAACCGGGTATCTTCCTACCTTAACAAGCAAATGATGGACGAGTGGTTTCTCGATATTAACCCACAACAGTACTCTTGGAGTAGAATTTGGAGACGTGCTTCCAGTACAAACTCTAGCTACTTGACCTACTTTACTCGCAATTAAGCCTAACATTTCTTCTGTTTTATGTTCGAACTTTGTATTTAAATGGAAGCCCAAATAGGAATCTCTTTGACCATGTCAGTTGATATTTTCATTTCTTGGTAACCCGTTGTTACAGCTAAAACATTACCAAAAGGGTACCAAGGACCATTCATTATTTAACCTTAATGCAGTAATGCAGTAAAATTATCTACAATGCTAGTATTACAAAAATCTTACATGGAAGTCATTTTCTATTGGATCATTTATACAAAAATCTTACGTGGAAGACATTTATTCGTAAGTGTTTGTGGAGTCTACTTGCCTCAAAAGCTCGGATAGGGCAAAGCTAAGTGGATACAAACAGACACCAATTCGGTCAAACATCAACATCAATCCGCTCACTAGCTCGGTCGTTGGCAATCGCCACCATCTTCACCCATCATTCAAAATACATTGGATATGGGCCCTGCTAATCACACATGTTTGATCTGTCTTGATTCTTAAAGTCGCATAATTTTTATGTTTATGGCACAGCTAGGCGAATAAGTTACTTTCCAACTGGGATACGCCACGTGGTCCTCACCCATTCCTTCCCATTATAAATTGGGCAAAACGTTTTCTATTCAGTTTCATCTTTACAATTCTCCTCTTTTACAATTTCTTTAGAAAATTCTCTCTTTTAGTTTTTGTGCTGTTTGATAAATTCTCTCTTTTAGTTTCTGTGCTGTTTGATTTTGAGtagaagagaaaaaaatggcAGACGAATCAACTTTGAATTGCATAGACATCTTGTTGGCTATCATCCTTCCTCCTCTTGGTGTCTTTCTCAAGTTCGGATGCCAGGTTTGTGACTCCCTCTCTTCACCAATTTGTGTTGTTTTTCATAACTCTCTACTTGTTTAAGAATTAAAAATTCTAGTATGCTTGGTATACAAACAATAAACATGTTAGCTAGATACAAAGATATCTTGTTTGTACCTGAAGTTTTGAGTCAATCAGTCAGTTTCTAGTTTGTCTGTGAATTAACTTGTgtttttgtgtgttgtttttggatGTGCAGATTGAGTTCTGGATCTGTCTTATCTTGACATTCTTCGGTTACATTCCTGGTATCATCTACGCCATCTACGCCATCACCAAGTGAAGAAGAACAGACAACTGAAGCCTAATCTATTCATCATGTAAAGTTCTTGGTCTTACTACTGTGTTTCAGAGATGGGATGTGCTTATTTTAGTTTTAGTATATGGATACCATTAGGGTTTCAAGTGTGCTGCTAGCGTATGCTGGTGTCTTTCTTAGCTACAAGTTCTACAACTACtagttatttaattatttattgggTGTGCTATTTATCTTCCGTGATCTTATGTTTCTATTGTTATCCAAAAGTTTGATTGCAGAATGATAAAAATTGGTGTTATTTATCTCTAATCTTCTTTATATCTATGTTTCTACTGCACAACACAAATTAGGGTTCCAAAATCCTGCATTCCACTGGAGATATGTTTGACAGAAACCGCCAATCATAGGGAGTATTTTGTTAACCTCACTTTCAGGCACTCAAAACATGTGTACTGAATTTTGTCTGATTTAAACAAAAGAAATCAAGATTCTTTAACAGTACTAGCTTCACATGCTTCCTGTCTTGATTCATACGAGAATGGACTAAACGATCTAAAGTACTGCATTGCTTTTACCAGTCTAAATCAGTTCAAAAGAACAAGTGGACTATGCACACAAAAAACCACATTCAGAAAAGAGAGATCCAAACTAAAACCGATCTACTTCACTAAACATTTTCTTAATGATGTACACAAGAGCTTTATTCGGAAAATCAGAAGCTTAAAGGGTCAGTGACTCGCACATTTAGATGAGCCTCATCGTAGAAGTAAGATCTAATTTGCCAAAAGTCCTAAAGAAAGATGCTTGTATCAGCATGAAAAGAGTTCATGGAGATTTTAATGCCTTGAATTCCTTTTGCCCCAGGGACAGGATGATTCATTAATTCTCCTTCAGGCATCTCTTTTCTTCTCTACCTTCTTTTAATTTCCTTTTTGATCtgtctcttctttctttcttgttCACTGAGTGTTGTGTGTGGTTTTAGATTAAAGTTTTCTGCCACTAGTAAACAGATTGTAACGAAGATCTAATCTTCATTAAAGATAAAAGCACATTCACATAGACATTCCTCCGTCTCTTGTTACCAAAAGCACTACATAACAAAATGAATTATACTGTATTGAACTATCAGAGAAATTTTTAATAATCATCTTCTAATCCATGAAATGGTTGCATGAAGCAAGTGTAACTACAATGAGATACAGTTACCTCTACACATATTCATTTAGACCCCTGATATGGAAAGCATATCAGAGAAATTTTTAATAATCATCTTCTAATCCATGAAATGGTTGCATGAAGCAAGTGTAACTACAATGAGATACAGTTACCTCTACACATATTCATTTAGACCCCTGATATGGTTGAACTATCAGAGGAAGCATGTCTTTCCTTATTTGAATTGCCACTCCCGGCGGCACATAGGGCAATTTGCTTGAGGAGTTTGTGAGTTCACCCATTTTAAGATGCAATGGAGATGGAATGCGTGGTCACATGCACCCCAAACTGCGAgaaaattaatttaaaatataagTTTCATTTGCTCCACAGAACACGAACAAACTAGACCAGAAATATCTACAACTCGTGAGAAATAGAAGCAGAGACATAAGACAGCAGGTAGAAATCCATGGATGATGGAACATATCTTCTAGAACTAAAACTCTAGAAAGGTTTATAAAGCGGTTCAAATGAAACTGCCAAGCACAATATCCTGATTATTACCAAGTGAGAGCTTGCAATTCTCTTAGTCCCAACCAAGGCTACAAATGATACACATCGAAAATATGTGGTGTATAAATCGAGATTTTTCATTTGCACTGGACTAGATGGAACATGGCTATAGTCTCTTAGTCCCGAGGATTCAATTAGTACACTTTGAGTATGCATTTGTGGAGTAAAATTTTGAGGTTATAATTCGCAAGGACCTAGATGGAACATGGATAGACTTCTGTTTTTCCTGCAGTGTCTCAACTAAAATCCTTTAACTAGGAAATTTCTAGATTAATTATTCCACTCTAAGCATTATGAATAAAAAGAAACAGAAGTTTAGATGCATCATGCCTTAGTTTCGACAGATAATTTGACAATATGCAAGTCTGTTAAAAAAATGAAACAGTTGATTATACTCACTTAGAGGACAGTCATCTCCAGGGCGTTTACAATCAGAGCAGCAGCCATCGAAGGCCATCCTACATATACCACATGTCTCATCTTGGGCATCCCAAGTCCAGGAAGCTACACCATGCCACCTACAAGTACAACCAGAAGTAATTATGGATAATTGGTAGGTATTGGTTACAACCAGAAGTAATTACAGTTAATTGGAAGGTATTTTGAAATTCAGTTCAAAAAAGTTGCAAGTGGTTCGGAGTACATACTCTGTTTATAATTAACGCCAAATTGCATCAAGTAGGAAGTCAAGAGAAAACTGCAAAGACGGATTGCCAAAATAGGGGAAACCATACAGAACAATGCAGGAGCCGAGCTTTAACTTAGACGATAGCAATTTCATTAAAAAAACAGCGACGAACATGTGATGACATAAATAACCGATCATACTGCTATCTTCAAGCGCTACAACACTGTACgaactaaaaataaagaaaaataaataataacttGTAGTTACATTAAGGACAACTTCATTAATTGCAGAAGTCCAGGGGGCTGAGTTGTGTCCGAATCTAGAGATGTCAGAAAGCTTTGAGACAGCTATATAGTGTGTTTGATTCCATAGAAGAATGTgtgtcttttcttttttattgctTGATTCCTCTTCCACTGAACGTGTCCCATTTTAGCTCAGGATTTGGTCAGCTCAAAGGAGAGCTGAGTGGAGTTGTAACAAGCCACATCTACTACCGGACAGATAGGACTACATACTAACTAGCAGTATGCATCCTTTTATCTAAGTGATTCTATTTAGATCTTGATCCATTTGGACAATATTTAATGAAGATCATTAGTGACACTAGATCATGGCAGTAACTAGCCACAAGGTTGTAGCATGATCACTGTAAATTTATTTTCAGATTATTGTGGTTCCCTTAGCCCCCTAATTGTTTCAACTTCAAGACAACAATGGGAGtataaaacaacaaaaatgatAGCATGCTAGTGGCAGGCCACTTACTCGCGCATGATGAAATGACACCCTATCAACCTTCATATCATGGCATTCACCTCGAAGGGTGCACCATCAAAGAGGATTTAGGGGTTTATGGATGGGCACCATGCCCCTATCCACGTCAGTATGCAAGAATTTAGGGTGCAAGTGGCGTGTACCTTAGCATGGTTCATAGGACAACAAGGCAACGGTTTAGATATTGCATCATCATTCATATGCAAAGACCTAAAAGGCTAAAACTAGGTCATATCTTCATCCACTATTATCAATTAGGTGGCCACAAAACAATAGGAATTTGATACTTCGACAGCTGACATGTAAGAATGCATTCCGTCGGGAGACAGGAAGAATGAAGAACATATGGTGCTAAGTAGCGTGTACCCTAGCATGGTCGACAGGACAACAAGACAACAGTTTAGACATTGCATCATCATTCGTATGCGAAGACCTAAAAGGCTAAAACTAGGTCATATCTTCGTCCACTATTATCAATTAGGTGGCCGCAAAACAATAGGAATTTGATACTACGACAGCTGACATATAATAATGCATTCCGGTGGGAGACAGGAAGAATTAAGATCATATGGTGCTAAGTAGCGTGTACCCTAGCATGGTCGATAGGACAACAAGACAACAGTTTATCATCATTCGTATGCGAAGACCTAAAAGGCTAAAACTAGGTCATATCTTCATCCACTATTATCAATTAGATGGCCGCAAAACAATAGGAATTTGATACTTCGACAGCTGACATATAAGAATGCATTCCAGTGGGAGACAGGAAGAATCAAGAAAATATGGTGCTAAGTAGCATGTGCATGGTCGATAGGACAACAAGGCAACAGTTTAGACATTGCATCATCATTCGTATGCGAAGACCTAAAAGGCCAAAACTAGGTCACATCTTCGTCCACTATTATCAATTAGATGGCTGCGAAACAACAGTGATTATCCAACATGTAATCCAACAGGAGATAGTAAGTATCAAGATCAACATACGTTGCTAATTGCTAACCCTATGGCAACTAAGAAGATAGCAAATGTAACAAGGAGAAACAAATTCATGATAATTATAACAGCACTGACATCAAAGGAAAGGAGAAGCAAAAAGCCCAATCAAGGATACGTAATATTTTGACCTTCATTCTTCTACCCTGCCGAAATCAATAATACCATGAATTAAAAAATTAACGATTAAATCGAAACAATCTTATAAGTTATAACAAAATATCACCTCCTAGCATTTGCAGAAACAAAGAACTACAAAATTAAAATAAGATTaaattgaaaaagaagaagaaggaagatgacaatggtgtagctagggtttaaaaaaaaaagattggttGTTCTAGGGGAATCTGTTTTTTGAGCTCAAAAACACTAATTTGTATCCGGGATTGTAAAGGTGAGAATGAAATTACCAGTTAGAGGCTTTTAAGCTTTCaataccaattgataatctgggtTTATACTTCAAAAAGATTCTTCCTCTCTTTTTGGTATAAAGACTTGGAAACGAAAGAATACTAGATGACCGCTGCCACGGTGGTGGGTAGCTGACGAAGAAATGGACCTGCATGCATCACTTTTCGTCGTCAGCACATTTCTGTGCACGAATTCAGGAGCAAGATAGCCATGTAATTCAACAAGAAAAAGTAACTTGAAATACATGCAATACTCACCTGTGGACAACACAACACAAAGTAAATTTATTCAGTTTTCTCTTGACTTCCGGATTTGGTAGGTATACCTAGAATTGAGAGCTCTCTTGTAGTAGAACTTTGTAAGGTGAAAAAGGATGACAAATAATGATATGTTACTGCTCCTCAAAGGTTCTCAGAATAGCAAAATGATGGGATATCCTTATGATGGATAAATATGCCCATAAACTTGCAAATCTTTTGGGCATCTATGCATTCAGCAATGGTACTAAGCACTTCATATAGAATTGAGAAGGGTATCAGAACTGTGCACTTTAACAGCCCAAGAACCGTGAATAATTACTTGAGCGGTACTGCTTACTTAACCTTATCATGACATCTATAAGTCCAGTACGTAGAAGTTTTTCTGGCTCAAAGACCAAATAGTATCAgcataaaaactaagaaaatggtaaattgagtaattcaatgtttcaaaagaCTAAGAAATATAGTCAAATGGCTAGAAACAGACTTAAGGGGTATTGCATATATTCATGCATCCTTTTGCCCAACTTACCTAGATCACAATAGAACTAATTTAGTCAGACCACACAAACCACCACAGAACTAATTTGGTCAGACCACACAAAGCTCAGTACTCAGTAGGACTATTTTAGTCTAATTCACACATCAAATATAAGTGATTGGTACTAATCCTATAAAATTAGCAAAGTTCTGTTTCCGAACTTAGCTCTAGCAAAGTTCTGCTTCTAAACATCTCTCTGTATAAACATATACTATATTAAAAGATCTGAAATATTCTGGTGGATCGAAAGTAAACAAGGGTGTTCAAATTGATATGTCCTGTTCCAGGACAAATATTCTGGTGGGTCAAAAGTAAGCAAGGGTGTTTCATCACATTTTTCACATTCTTGATGAAAAATTAACTGACACCACTAACATATTTTTGCACATAACCACACAACAAACAGGGCTACACCAAATGCACCATTCGGGAGATGGACATAAAGAAGAAAATTACTAGAGAGATCAATGAGACATGCAATTATGAATCATTCATGACTTGACTGCATTCTAGCAACTTGTTCTAGTTCTTACAATGCCACATAACAACATTGCTACTTCTTCATTATGTATAGATTACTATGATCACACTGAACATGAATTAAACTTTGAGTGTTGTGACTTGGGATAGCTAATTAACAACGCATGTGTCCTTAACTAATCCAAAGTTTATTTTTCGTTATTATAATTGCTCATCGACATCCATAATTCCTGAAGTGTGTATTAGTAATGAAAACAGAAAGGTACCGTTTCACTGAGCTGGCCGTATGAACTAACTATCAAGAACAGTATGGTAAGACTCTGTTGCAAATGAAACATGTTGGATTGTTTAGCTTGGTGTGTTAAGAGTTGGGAGTACACCAGGCTGTTACACAAGGAGGAGTTCTATTTCACGCCTGTTTAACAGGCTCAGTTTTAAAATCCTTCCCACAAAATCCGAATATTAAAATCGCTCAAGTAACAAGCGGGGTTTTAATTATCGTCTACAAACAGGGGTAACTTAGTTTAACGCTTGGTGTGAAGCGGTCGTATAATGTGCTTTTCATTGAAGCGCATATTAAAACAGCGCTAGGAAAGTGACTGGTCTTTAACGTACGTCTGGAATGGAGCTTGAATTAAAAATGTGTTCAGCTATATTTAGTTTCGTTCCCACTGTGTGATTCTGCCaaaagctaaagctaaaagccaAAATTAGCTTTGGCATTTTGCCTTTTTGACATATGtgattgtggacgctctaagggaTATTGACATATATGATTGTGGAAGCTCTAAGGGATATTGTATTGTTAAAAAGAACAGTTAGATTGCTTTATCAAATTCTGAAAGATACGAGTTCATTCTGAACCAGCTCGACACAGTATAATGCATAGTTTACTgacaaaaatcaatttcaaatacaTATTGCTGAAACCAATAACTCAAATTTTTGTGAGGACACGTTATGCTAAAACTCTAACTAAACAAAATAAACATATCAAAATCTTTACAAAACTCTGGAATATAATCACTTTTTAATGCACACAACAATGATTTCTTTGAGATATTTCATCAGTCAGGACTGAACATTTTACAAAAATGTCCAAATGcttcaaattaggtcaaatttcaCAAAATCCAAAAGAATATCCATAATAATAAGTTCTTGAATCAAAATACAATATGACAAACACTATAAAACGTCATGTATTATGATCTCAAGAATAACTCATGGTTTTACTTAAAAATACATATAAAAGCGGAAGTATAGACACAAGGAAAGACGAAGCTTTTATAAACGAAATAGTTTGAAAGATGAAGAAACCATACCACTAAACGTTTGTCCAATTACTTGCAGTCCAAAATTTGGAAGGAATGAGCTGAACCCTGCAGAGCTTGCTTAGAAAATTTGTAAATTAGAAGacaattaaactttcaaaatatcATACATCTGTTTATACAGGTAAGGTCGGGTCAGTTAGGAATCCGTAACTGGTCGAAAACCCGACCCATATTATTGGTCACTGAATAATTTTAAACTCTACTGTGtttgtttgtttgaatttggtcGTTGAATAATTTATCTAACATGTATTGGATCAGGATTTATATTTATATGAAGAAAAATAGATACTAGTTTGACCTGAATTTAGTGGATATCTAATGTTAAAAATAGATACCAGTTTTACCTGAATCTAGTGGATATATAATGTTTCTTAAAAGAGTCACGCAGATTCTCGTAGATATATAATGGATTGAGTTAGGATTaatttagacttataaaaactaaAATGAATTACCAGATCGTAATATTGTTGAAAAAATCAAGATTATCATGTGGCAgtgggtggtgatggtggttggcggtcggtggtggtgggtgatggtggtggtagttGTTGGTGGTTGGTGCTGGTGGTTTGCCGTCGATGTTAGTGGATGCTGGGATGGTGGTAGTTGGTGGTCTGTGCTGGTGGGTGATGGTGGCAGTGGCGGTTGGTGGTGGTCGGTAATGAGGGTTGGTGGTGGTCGGTAATGAGGGGTGGTGgtggttattgttgttgttggtgcACGTGACGGTTGGTGgtgtgtggtggtggttggcaggtagtgagtggtggttgtggaaTAACTTAACGTGCTCTGATAAAAATAGAAAACCAAAAGAAATTCCATtagaatccatgaaactcttgTGGTTTGGATCGGGATGGAGAAAATTTTAAACTCTCGGTGCGAGTTCAAAATTGAATTCACAGCATCCTGACTATCCGATGATGGCGATCAAACAATCATTAAAATGTGGACTTAACCGCAGTTATATCTGGTATTTTGAAACATACATTGTatcttccaaaataatctcatatATCTAAT harbors:
- the LOC113332784 gene encoding anaphase-promoting complex subunit 11-like, producing MIRLSKQYRSSEYCMYFKLLFLVELHGYLAPEFVHRNKNEGQNITWHGVASWTWDAQDETCGICRMAFDGCCSDCKRPGDDCPLIWGACDHAFHLHCILKWVNSQTPQANCPMCRREWQFK